The following are encoded together in the Planococcus antarcticus DSM 14505 genome:
- a CDS encoding aldo/keto reductase — MKKSFLGNSGIEVSEIALGCMSLPTEAKQAGIIVDEAIAQGINYFDTADLYNKGINEEVVGKALKHHRKEIVLATKVGNQWSAQSDEVKWNPTKAYIKEQIHASLKRLQTDYIDLYQLHGGMITDDAEETIEAFEDLKKEGMIRAYGISSIRPNVIKRFLDKGNIASIMMQYSLLDRRPEELLDSIGQAGKSVVTRGTLAKGLLTSEGLQRAGKTDDFLSYSKDELKNTLKKLLAVHDNLHALALHSILQHDTIRSVVAGASSADQINATIKAYETSVSPEQITQAKTITRQDIYQEHRDKVTGP; from the coding sequence ATGAAGAAAAGCTTTTTAGGCAACAGTGGAATTGAAGTCAGTGAAATCGCTTTAGGCTGTATGTCTTTACCGACAGAAGCAAAACAAGCGGGTATCATTGTTGACGAAGCAATCGCACAGGGCATTAATTATTTTGATACTGCAGACTTGTATAATAAAGGCATCAATGAAGAAGTGGTTGGCAAGGCGCTGAAGCATCACCGAAAAGAAATCGTCTTAGCTACTAAAGTAGGCAATCAATGGAGCGCTCAATCAGACGAAGTCAAATGGAATCCGACTAAAGCGTATATAAAAGAGCAGATCCACGCTAGCCTAAAACGTCTCCAGACAGATTACATCGACCTGTATCAATTGCATGGCGGCATGATCACTGATGATGCAGAAGAAACCATTGAAGCTTTTGAAGACTTGAAAAAAGAAGGCATGATTCGCGCCTATGGTATTTCTTCCATCCGCCCGAACGTTATCAAGCGCTTTCTGGATAAAGGGAACATTGCTTCCATCATGATGCAATACAGCTTGCTGGACCGGCGACCGGAAGAATTGCTCGACAGCATCGGTCAAGCCGGAAAATCAGTCGTTACTCGCGGCACCTTGGCAAAAGGATTATTGACTAGCGAAGGACTACAGCGGGCAGGTAAAACGGACGACTTCTTGAGCTATAGCAAGGATGAATTGAAAAACACCTTGAAGAAGCTGCTGGCGGTCCACGATAATCTCCATGCCTTGGCGCTGCATAGCATATTGCAGCACGACACGATCCGTTCAGTGGTGGCTGGCGCCAGTTCAGCAGATCAGATCAATGCAACCATTAAAGCCTACGAAACCTCGGTTTCACCTGAGCAAATCACGCAGGCAAAAACGATAACGCGACAGGATATCTATCAAGAACATCGAGACAAAGTAACTGGGCCATAA
- the xerD gene encoding site-specific tyrosine recombinase XerD, with protein sequence MDFGKDALDDYVHFLRVERQLADNTLSSYQRDLKVYLQYLKEVEQLESLKKVERVHILNHLRHLKDSTNTPRTVARHISSIRSFHQFLIRERIVETDPTVHLEMPQMDKKLPNILSIEEVDALIQAPATNKANGLRDQAMLELLYASGMRISECINLDVEDVHLTMGFVRCTGKGGKERIIPLGKSALKSCQIYLEKSRMDLLKSGEKTDAMFVNQRGKRLTRQGFWKLLKQHAQKAGIQRELTPHTLRHSFATHLLENGADIRAVQEMLGHADISTTQIYTHVSKTRLKDVYSQFHPRA encoded by the coding sequence ATGGATTTTGGCAAAGATGCACTCGACGATTATGTGCATTTTCTGCGTGTTGAAAGACAGCTTGCGGATAATACATTGTCTTCATATCAGCGAGATCTGAAGGTTTACCTGCAGTATTTAAAAGAAGTAGAGCAACTAGAGTCCTTAAAGAAAGTTGAACGGGTGCATATACTGAATCATTTGCGCCATTTGAAAGACTCGACGAACACACCGCGGACTGTCGCACGCCACATTTCATCTATTCGTTCTTTTCACCAATTTTTAATCCGTGAACGCATTGTCGAAACCGATCCAACTGTTCACTTGGAGATGCCTCAAATGGACAAGAAGCTGCCGAATATCCTGTCTATTGAGGAAGTAGACGCTTTGATACAGGCGCCTGCCACCAATAAAGCAAATGGTTTGCGTGATCAGGCTATGCTGGAATTATTGTATGCTAGCGGGATGCGCATTAGTGAATGCATCAATCTGGATGTAGAAGATGTCCACTTAACAATGGGGTTTGTTCGCTGTACTGGAAAAGGTGGGAAAGAACGCATCATCCCTTTAGGGAAATCGGCATTAAAATCCTGCCAAATTTATTTAGAAAAAAGTCGAATGGATTTGCTTAAAAGCGGAGAAAAAACGGATGCTATGTTCGTGAACCAGCGCGGTAAACGATTGACTCGCCAAGGCTTCTGGAAGCTGCTCAAACAGCATGCTCAAAAAGCAGGAATACAAAGAGAGTTGACGCCGCACACCTTGCGCCATTCCTTTGCCACACATCTGCTAGAAAATGGAGCAGACATACGAGCGGTGCAGGAAATGCTAGGCCATGCGGACATTTCCACAACACAAATTTATACTCATGTCAGCAAAACGCGCTTAAAGGATGTTTATTCCCAATTTCATCCCCGCGCTTAG
- a CDS encoding pyrimidine-nucleoside phosphorylase, which translates to MRMVDLIEKKRDGHELSTEEIKFVITGYTNGEIEDYQMSAFLMAVYFQNMTERERADLTMAMAESGDQIDLSAIEGIKVDKHSTGGVGDTTTLVLGPLVAACGVPVAKMSGRGLGHTGGTIDKLEAIDGFHVELSTEDFIKQVNDHKLAVIGQSGNLTPADKKLYALRDVTGTVNSIPLIASSIMSKKIAAGADAIVLDVKTGEGAFMKTPEDAKELAHAMVGIGNATGRKTMAIISDMSQPLGFAIGNALEVKEAIETLQGKGPEDLTELCMVLGSQMVVVGGKAETLEEARAMLEKVIENGRALEIFKQFIADQGGNPAVVDDVTLLPQAKFTTEVPSKEEGYISFMEADEIGTAAMVLGAGRATKESVIDLAVGIVLHKKVGDFVKTGESIATIYSNTEELAECSKMIYNSVEYTSRPVEKIKLISALITD; encoded by the coding sequence GTGAGAATGGTAGATTTGATTGAAAAGAAAAGAGACGGCCATGAGTTGTCGACCGAGGAAATCAAATTCGTCATCACCGGTTACACAAATGGCGAAATTGAGGATTACCAAATGAGCGCTTTTCTAATGGCTGTTTATTTTCAAAATATGACAGAGCGCGAACGGGCAGATCTGACAATGGCCATGGCAGAGTCAGGCGACCAAATCGACTTGTCAGCGATTGAAGGCATCAAGGTCGACAAGCATTCTACTGGCGGTGTCGGTGATACGACGACTTTGGTTCTTGGACCCTTAGTCGCTGCATGCGGCGTTCCGGTTGCAAAAATGAGCGGACGTGGACTTGGTCATACCGGAGGAACAATTGATAAATTAGAAGCGATTGACGGCTTCCACGTAGAACTTTCAACAGAAGATTTTATCAAACAAGTTAATGATCACAAACTAGCGGTAATCGGGCAAAGTGGCAATTTGACTCCGGCGGATAAAAAATTATACGCCCTACGCGATGTAACGGGAACAGTTAATAGTATTCCTTTAATTGCGAGCTCAATTATGAGTAAAAAAATCGCAGCTGGAGCAGACGCCATCGTTTTGGATGTGAAAACAGGCGAAGGTGCATTTATGAAAACACCGGAAGATGCCAAAGAACTGGCACATGCAATGGTCGGCATTGGTAATGCAACGGGTAGAAAAACAATGGCCATTATTTCAGACATGAGCCAGCCGCTTGGGTTTGCTATTGGCAACGCACTAGAAGTCAAAGAAGCGATTGAAACGCTACAAGGCAAAGGTCCGGAAGATTTAACGGAATTATGCATGGTGCTTGGTAGCCAAATGGTCGTAGTTGGTGGCAAAGCAGAGACTTTAGAAGAAGCACGAGCAATGCTTGAAAAAGTAATTGAAAATGGTCGAGCTTTAGAAATTTTTAAGCAATTTATCGCAGATCAAGGCGGCAATCCAGCGGTGGTAGATGATGTCACATTATTGCCACAAGCTAAATTTACAACAGAAGTACCATCCAAAGAAGAAGGCTATATTTCATTCATGGAAGCGGATGAAATTGGCACAGCTGCTATGGTGCTAGGTGCAGGCAGAGCAACGAAAGAATCGGTAATCGATTTGGCTGTCGGTATAGTTCTTCATAAAAAAGTTGGAGACTTTGTAAAGACTGGCGAGTCCATTGCTACGATTTATTCCAATACAGAAGAGCTCGCAGAATGTTCTAAAATGATATATAATAGTGTCGAATATACAAGTAGGCCGGTTGAAAAAATCAAACTGATTTCAGCTTTGATAACCGACTGA
- a CDS encoding NUDIX domain-containing protein: protein MKKIEEKTIHSNRLYEGKIINLKVDDVSLPNGHTSKRELIEHPGAVAIIAITDENKIILVEQYRKALERSLVEIPAGKLEPGEAPEYTAMRELEEETGYTAEKLVKIQTFATSPGFANEVVHLFAATGLSKAINGAVLDDDEFVELMEVTLEDAERMVENERIYDAKTAFAVLWAKQRISIEN from the coding sequence ATGAAAAAAATTGAAGAAAAAACCATCCACTCCAATCGTTTGTACGAAGGGAAAATTATTAACTTGAAAGTTGATGATGTGTCACTGCCTAATGGTCACACGTCAAAACGAGAACTGATCGAGCATCCCGGAGCGGTTGCCATCATTGCCATTACAGATGAGAACAAAATCATTTTAGTCGAACAATACCGAAAAGCGCTAGAACGATCTCTTGTGGAAATTCCAGCTGGCAAGCTCGAGCCTGGAGAAGCACCTGAATATACTGCAATGCGCGAGCTGGAAGAAGAAACAGGTTATACTGCAGAAAAATTGGTTAAAATCCAAACTTTTGCGACTTCCCCTGGATTTGCTAACGAAGTAGTCCACTTGTTTGCGGCTACCGGATTGAGCAAAGCGATAAATGGTGCGGTACTTGATGATGACGAATTCGTGGAATTAATGGAAGTGACACTTGAAGACGCGGAAAGAATGGTTGAGAATGAACGAATCTATGACGCAAAAACAGCATTTGCAGTATTGTGGGCAAAGCAACGAATATCAATTGAGAATTAA
- the fur gene encoding ferric iron uptake transcriptional regulator, with the protein METRIDRIKKQLHAASYKLTPQREATVRVLLDHEEDHLSAEDVYLLVKDIAPEIGLATVYRTLELLTELKIVDKINFGDGVSRYDLRQEGAAHFHHHLVCLECGAVDEIQEDLLEDVENIVEKRWNFQIKDHRLTFHGICWRCNDSSSQNPSE; encoded by the coding sequence ATGGAAACCAGAATTGATCGGATAAAAAAACAATTACACGCTGCGAGTTACAAATTGACGCCACAGCGTGAAGCGACAGTTCGAGTTTTGTTAGACCATGAAGAAGACCATTTAAGTGCGGAAGACGTCTATCTTTTAGTAAAAGACATTGCACCGGAAATTGGATTGGCGACTGTGTACCGGACATTGGAGCTTTTAACAGAATTAAAAATTGTCGACAAAATAAATTTTGGGGATGGGGTCTCGCGTTATGATCTGCGTCAGGAAGGCGCAGCACATTTCCACCATCACCTCGTGTGTCTGGAATGTGGAGCAGTGGATGAAATTCAGGAAGATCTTCTAGAAGATGTGGAGAATATCGTAGAGAAACGCTGGAATTTCCAAATCAAAGACCACCGTCTTACTTTCCATGGCATCTGCTGGCGCTGCAACGACAGCAGCTCTCAAAATCCATCAGAATAA
- the deoB gene encoding phosphopentomutase: MTKKPFKRVHLVVLDSVGIGEAPDAEAFGDTGSDTLGHIAEAVGGLEMPNMEKLGLANIVPVKGLAAAKKPAAFYGKLQEASVGKDTMTGHWEIMGLNIDTPFKVYPDGFPEELIQKLEEKTGRKVLGNKPASGTEILDELGRQHMETGAIIVYTSADPVLQIAAHEEIVPLEELYRICEIARELTLEPEYLVGRVIARPFLGQPGAFKRTTNRHDYALAPFDRTVMNELKDGGKDVIAIGKIDDIYNGAGVTKSYRTKDNMDGMDKLVQVAGEDFCGLSFLNLVDFDALYGHRRDPQGYGNALEAFDVRLPEVLEKMTEDDLLIITADHGNDPTFPGTDHTREYVPLLAYSPRFDGGEQLETGKTFADIGASIAENFSVDMPKFGKSFLSRLNK, translated from the coding sequence ATGACAAAAAAACCATTTAAACGCGTACATTTAGTAGTATTGGATTCGGTAGGCATCGGTGAGGCGCCCGATGCTGAAGCCTTTGGAGATACTGGATCAGATACGCTTGGTCATATCGCAGAAGCAGTAGGCGGATTGGAAATGCCAAACATGGAGAAATTAGGCCTAGCCAACATCGTTCCGGTGAAAGGGCTTGCAGCCGCAAAAAAACCAGCGGCTTTCTATGGAAAACTACAAGAAGCTTCTGTCGGGAAGGATACGATGACAGGCCATTGGGAAATCATGGGTTTGAATATCGATACGCCTTTTAAAGTCTATCCGGATGGTTTTCCGGAAGAATTGATCCAAAAGCTGGAAGAAAAGACAGGCCGTAAAGTTCTCGGAAATAAACCGGCCAGCGGGACCGAAATTCTAGATGAGCTCGGCCGGCAGCACATGGAGACAGGAGCTATTATCGTCTATACATCTGCTGATCCTGTCTTGCAGATTGCGGCTCATGAAGAAATCGTTCCATTGGAAGAGCTTTACCGCATTTGTGAAATTGCCCGCGAATTGACATTGGAGCCGGAATACCTGGTAGGCCGCGTCATTGCACGTCCATTCCTTGGCCAGCCAGGTGCATTTAAGCGGACAACAAATCGCCACGACTATGCATTGGCACCATTCGACCGGACTGTCATGAACGAACTGAAGGATGGCGGAAAAGACGTTATTGCTATCGGGAAAATTGATGACATATACAATGGTGCAGGTGTCACAAAATCCTACCGCACAAAAGATAATATGGATGGTATGGATAAACTGGTGCAAGTTGCTGGTGAAGATTTCTGTGGACTAAGCTTCTTGAATTTGGTAGACTTTGATGCACTTTATGGTCACCGAAGAGATCCACAGGGATATGGGAATGCACTAGAGGCATTTGATGTCCGGTTGCCAGAAGTACTTGAAAAGATGACGGAGGACGATTTGTTGATCATTACAGCAGATCACGGCAATGACCCAACATTCCCGGGTACTGATCATACACGTGAATATGTCCCGCTTTTAGCTTATTCACCGCGCTTTGATGGCGGAGAGCAGCTGGAAACAGGCAAAACCTTCGCGGACATCGGTGCTTCTATCGCTGAGAACTTTTCAGTAGACATGCCTAAATTCGGCAAAAGCTTTTTGTCTCGCTTAAACAAATGA